Genomic window (Elusimicrobiota bacterium):
GCGTTTTGGCAGTAGCGTTGCGGTTGGACAGTAGTCCATGCATCCCATCGACGACGCCGCCCAGAAGCTGCGCGCCGCCCCGAGCGCTCGCGCCGAGGCGCGGCCTCCGGGCCCGCCGCGCTGGCTGGTCCTGGGGCACTTCGCCTTCGCGGCCGCGGCCTTCTGGGTCTTCTCGGCGGGCTTTTTCCTCGGGGCTCCGAGAATGGTCGGGCTCGACTTCGACGCCCGCTGGGTCCTGGGCTTGGTCCACGCCTTGACCTTGGGCTGGATCGCGATGATTTTGCTGGGGTCCTTGCTCCAGATGGCCTCCTCCCACGGTGGAACCGCGCTTTACCGCCCGGGCTTGGCTACGGCGGCCTGGGTTCTTCTGGGCGGGGGAGCATGCGCCTTTACGGGGCTTCTCTGGGCGGGTTCGGACCGGTATTGGCTGGGTGCTGCGGCGGCCGCGGCGGGGATACTGCTTTACCTCATCGTCCTCGGCCGGACCATGGCGCGCGCCACCCGCCGCGACGTGACCTTTTGGCACTTCGCCAACGCTTTAGCCTACCTGGGTCTGCTGGCGGGGGCGGGGTTGGCCTTGGCTTATGACAAGCAGCGCGGCGTTCTCCTTCCCAACCCCGACGGAGCCCTCGTGGCCCATGTCCACCTGGCCTTGGTGGGCTGGGTGTCTTTGTCCATCGCCGGGGCCTCGTACCGGCTGGTTCCGGCCGTCGCCGCATACCGCTCCCACTCGATCTGGCCAAGCCGGGTGATGCTCGTTTTGATCAACCTCGGTCTCCTGGGCCTGGCCGCGGACGGCGTCTTGGGCCGCCTCTCTTGGCAGCCGTTGTGGGCGGTTCTGCTTTGCGCCGCATATGCGCTGTACGCCTGGCAGGCCTTGCGCGGCCCCCAGCCTCCAGTGAGCCCCTCTGCCGTTCTTACTTACGTGGCCCTGGCGGGGGGCGGGCTCTGGGCTGGGCTCGGCCTGTCTCTCTCGTTCGGGTATCTTTTCCCGGAGACCGGAAGGGCCGCCTACGTGTTCGCCGCGGCGGTGGGCTGGATCACGCCCCATATCCTGGCTCAGCTTCACAAGATCCTCCCTTTCCTCGTTTGGCTCATATTGTCCGGGAAGATCCCCCAGGAGAGCCTCCCGGCCTGGGATGAGCTGGGCTGCCCCAAGGCGGCCTGGCTCCAGGCCATTCTCCTCGCGGCCGCGGTCGCGGTCGGGACTGTCGGGTTCTTGCGCGACAGCGCCTGGCTGCTGCGCTCGTGCGGGGGGCTTCTTTTGGGCTGCGCCACGGCCTATCTGGCCTGGCTCGTCAAGATCTTCTCTTATCTCGTCCCTCATTTGAGGAGCTTGCGGGAGGGCGGGGCTTGCCCTTTGGCGCGCTGAGTGGCTATTTTGTTGCTACATGGTTAAATATATGTTTAAGGCCAATTCCGGAAAAAATGCCGTGGAATTGCGGTTCTTGTTCCTGAGCCCGGCCTCTCGCCAGGCTCTCCTGGGGATGCGGGCCGTGGCTTTGGGTCGCGGCCCCAGCCGCTACCAACTGGTCCGGGAGGCCGCCGGCAGGGCCGGCCTTCCCGGAAATGCCTTGGCCAAGATATTCCAGAGGCTGGCCCGACACCGGCTGCTGCTATCGCAGAGAGGGCCGGGGGGGGGCTATGCATTGGCACGCCCCGCCCGCGAGATTTTTCTGACGGAAATATTGCGAGCCGTGCAGGACGTGGTGCCGGGAGGCAGGCATTGCCTGCTCGGCAACCGGCTGTGCGGCGAGGACGGCTTCTGCCTGATTCACAACGTCATCATCAAGGCGGATCAGTTGGTGCTGGACGCATTCAGCAGCCTGACGCTCTCGGATTTGGCCAAGAGCGGCGGGTGGCGGTAAGTGGCGGTAAACGGAGGAGAGCATGAGCATTCGCGTATATGACGGAGCCATAAAAAGCGCTAAAGCGGCGGGACTGGCGGTTTTGGGCCTGGCTGCGGCGGTGGGGCTGGGCTTGGCCCAGACCGGGCAAGCCCCGACCTCGGCCACCAAGGATTCGAGCCTGTATCCCAACGACTTCGGACCGGCCGAGATAGACGTGTCCTCCTATCCCAAGGAGCAGCGCCAGGGCTACCGGGACATGGTCTTCAAATGCGCCGCTTGCCACACCCCGGCCCGGCCCATCAACGCGCAATTCCTGGAGCTTACGGAGGAGGAGGAGCGCAAGGCCAAGAAGGAGGATCCCGAGCTGTTCAAGGACGAGAAGCTCGTGAAGGTCGAGGAAAAGCTATGGTCGCGCTACATTAAGCGCATGATGGCCAAGCCAGGCTGCCCGGTGAGCGCCAAGGACGGCAGCGCCAAACGTATCTACGACTTCCTCGTGTATGACTCCAAGTTCCGCAAGATGGGGGAGAACGGCAAGGCCTTCCGCAAGATGCGGTCGGGGCTCCTCGACGACTTCAAGAAGAAGCACAAGGACGTCTACGACAAGCTGTACGTGGAGAAATAGGAGAATCCAATGAACAAGATATTAAAAACCGCGGGCCTGGCCCTGGCCGCCGTAGCCGCCGCTTTGGCGGCGGGAGAGCTCGGGGGAAAGAATCTCCTCGCGCAATTGGGCGGAGGGATGGGGCCGGCCCTGGAGGGCATCATCAAGACGCGGGAGCTCTCCCCGGACGACGTCGAGGCCGCGCTCAAGACCTACGTCCCGCCGGGGTCCTACGACGAATTCCTGCTCTTCGCCTCTGGCGGGCAGGCCGGCAACGTGGAGGTCCTGGGAGTGCCTTCCATGCGCCTCATCAAAAACATCCCCGTCTTCTCGCCTGACTCCTGGCAGGGCTACGGGGTCGGCGACGACGAAAGCCGCCGGCTCTTCGGCCAAGGCAAGGCCGCGGGCATGGTGCAGACTTGGGGAGATGTCCATCACCCGGCCCTGAGCCTGACCGACGGCTCCTATGACGGGCAATTCCTCTTCGCCAACGACAAGGCCAACGGCCGCATCGGAGTGGTGGACCTGCGCGACTTCCGGGTCAAGCAAATCGTCAAGAACCCGCTCACCGCGACCAACCACTGCGGCGCCAAGCTGACCGAGAACACGGAGTATTACGTCGAGGGGGCGCAATTCGGCACGCCCCTTCCCTTCACCCAGTACGCGCCCCTGGAGCGCTACAAGGAGGACTACCGGGGCCTGGTGACCTTCTGGCCCTTCAACCGGGCCGAGGGGCGGCTGGAGCAGGCCAAGAGCTTCACCATAGAGCTGCCTCCTTATTACCAGGACCTGGGCGGCATGGGCAAGAGGGCGAGCCACGGCTGGGTGTTCATCAACACCTACAACTCAGAGCTGGCCACCCCCGATGCCTTGAAGGGCAAGCCTCCCATGGAGGTGGCCGCCTCCCAGCGGGAGATGGACTACCTGCATATCCTGCACTGGAAGCGCGCCGAGGAGCTTTTGGCCAAGGGCGAGCTCAAATACAAGATGATCGCGGGCATGAAGGTGGTCCCGATCGAGGAAGCCGTGGCCAAGAAGATATTGTTCCAGGCCGCCGAGCCCAAGAGCCCCCACGGCTCTGACGTGACCCCGGACGGGCGCTTCATCGTCGTGAGCGGAAAGCTCGACCCCCACGTCACGGTATTCAGCTTCGATAAGATCATGAAGGCGATCGCGGCCGGGAAATTCGAGGCCAAGGACCCCTACGGCATTCCCGTCCTTCCCTTCAAGGACGTGGTCGAGACCCAGGTCGAGGTGGGCCTGGGGCCGCTCCACACGGAGTACGACGACAAGGGCTACGCCTACACTTCGATGTTCCTCGACTCTGCGATCAACAAATGGTCGCTCGACAAGCCGGCGGGAGGGGAAAAGCCGTGGTCCATGGTCCAGTCCCTACCGGTCCATTACAATACCGGCCACCTCGTGGTCGCGGGCGGAGACACGGTCAAGCCCTTCGGCAGATACCTGGTGAGCCTCAACAAGTGGTCCTTGGATCGGGCCCTGCCGGTCGGGCCCCTGCACCCCCAGAACCTCCAGCTCATCGACATCAGCGGACCGCAGATGAAGCTCTTGAGCGACACCCCGGTGGTGGGAGAGCCCCACTACGCGGTGATGGCCCCGGCCAAGCTCTTCAAGCCCTGGAAGGTCTATCCGGAGGTGGGCTACAGCGCGCTGACGCGCAAGGTGAGCCCCACCCGTACCGAGCCGGGCAAGGAGCGCGTGGTCAGGAGCGGCAAGGACGTCCATGTCTTCATGACGGCCATACGCAGCCGCTTCATCCCGGACCGCGTGGACCTGCGTCAGGGCGACCGCGTCCACCTGCACGTCACCAACGTCGAGAGGGCCGAGGACGCCACCCATGGCTTCGCCCTGTCGGCTCACAACATCAACCTCTCCATGGATCCCGGCGCCACGGTGGACGTGAACTTCACGGCTGACCGGGCTGGGGTGTTCCCGTTCTACTGCAGCGAGTTCTGCTCGGCGCTGCACATGGAGATGATGGGGTATCTCACGGTCAAGAAATGACGAATCTAAACGCGGTCCAGAGCCTTCCAAATTCCCAGCGCCGCCTCTCGGCGGCGCTGGGCTGGGCCGCGGCGTCTCTCCTCTTTGCTTCCCTCTTCCTGCCCTATTGGCAGGCCCGGCTCTACGCGCCGCAGTACCGCGGGGGCCTCACCGCCCGGATGCACCTGCACAAGCTCACCGGAGACGTGGCTGAGATAGACGAGCTCAACCATTACATCGGCATGAGAAAGCTGGGGGACCTGGCCGCGGTCGAGAGGGCCGCAGCTATCCCCGCGGTGCTCGCCTTGGCGCTCTTGTGCGGGCTAGCGTTTTCTTGGGGAGGCAAGGGTTGGAGGAGGCTTGCCTGCGCCTCGGCCGCGGCGTTCCCCGTCGCTTTCGTGGCGGACATGGCTTGGTGGATGCGCTGGGCCTGCTCGCACCTCGATCCCACCGCGCCCCTCAAACTCAAGCCCTTCACGATTCCCTTCCTCGGGGCGGGCCAGGTGGCGCAGTTTAGAAGCGAGCTGCAGCCCCTGGTCGGCTTCTATCTGGCCGCGGCTGCCGTGGTCCTGGTCTTGGAGGCCTCTTGGCTGTCGCGCGATTAGCCCGGCTTCTGGCTCTGGCGGGAGCCCTCTCCGGGCCCGCTTGGGGCTCCGAGCTCCAAGACCTCATAGACCAGGCCGAGCCGGGCTCGGTGGTGGAGCTGGCTCCCGGAGTCCACCGTGGGCCGGTCGCGATCGGCAAGCCTCTCACTTTGCGCGGCGGGGGCAGGGCCGCGGTTTTAGGCGGCGGACGGGGAACGGTCGTCACGATCACGGCGCCGGGGGTCTCTATCGATGGCTTGCGCATCGAGGGCTCCGGGGAGAGCCTGCTGACCGAGGACGCCGGGGTCCGAGTCGAGGCGGCCTCGGCCGCGATCCGCGGTTGCGTGCTCGAGGATGTGCTCTTTGGGGTGTTTCTGGTCCACGCTCCCGGGGCTCTCATCGAGGGCAACCGCCTCCGAGGCAAAAGCCTCGACATCGGACGCCGGGGGGACCTCATCCGCAGCTGGAACAGCGACCGGGTGATCGCCAGGGGGAATATTCTGGAAGGCGGGCGCGATTTCGTGCTGTGGTTCTCGACCGGGTCGCGGGTCGAGGGCAACGTCATAACGGGGGGGCGCTACGGCCTGCATTTCATGTACACCAACGGCGCCAGCGTTGCCGGCAACCGCTTCACCGGAAATTCCGTGGGCCTCTACCTCATGTATTCCCAGCGCGTCGCCATCCGCGGCAACCGCTTCGAGCGCCACCGCGGCCCGAGCGGAGCGGGCCTGGGGCTCAAGGAAAGCGACTGGGTTTCCGTCGAGGAAAACGACTTCGCCGGAAACCGCCAGGGCATCTACATCGACGGTTCTCCGACGGTGGCCGAGCGGGGCAACGTCTTTAGCCGCAACCTCTTGTCGCGCAACGACATCGGCATTTCCATGCTTCCCGGCATCAGCGGCAACCTCTTCTACGACAACGCCTTCGACGACAATATCCAGCAGGTCTCAAAACGCGGCGGCGGCCAGATCGCGGGCAACGAGTGGCGGCGCGGCGGCCGCGGCAATTACTGGAGCGATTACGCCGGCTACGGGCTTTCCGGCTCCGAGGTGGGGCGCCTGGCCTACCGCGCCGAGAGCGCCTGGCAGAGCCTGACGGACCGCCGGCCCCTGGCCCGTTTCTTCTTGTTCACGCCGGCCGCCCAGGCGGTGGACGCCGCCAGCCGCGCCTTTCCCGTCTTCCGGCCCAAGGCCGTTCTGGTGGACGAGAGCCCGCTTTTGCGCCCGCCCATGGATTTGCGCCGCGCCTCCGATCCGATCGAGGCCGCATGGGGCCTGCCCTTGGGGCTGGCCTCGCTCTCGGGGCTTCTCTTGGGGTTGCCGGCGCTCCTGCGGACTCGTTCTAAAACTCGGGGCAAGAGCTCTCCTAGAGGCGTTCCTGTCGAGATCAAGGGGCTGTCCAAATCTTTCGGGAAGCGGGACGTCCTTAAAGGGGTGGACTTGAGCCTCTCTCCCGGAGAGACGGTGGTGTTGTGGGGAGCCAACGGGACCGGCAAGAGCACCTTGATCAAATGCCTTCTCGGGCTCCATGATTACAAGGGCGAGATACGGATTTTCGGCAGGGACGCCCGGTCGGAGGGGCACCTGGCCCGCGCCGATCTGGGCTATGTCGCTCAGGAGTTCGCCGGCTACGACTGGACGGTGGGCCAGGCCATGGCCTTCGTGGCGCGGCTGCGCCAGCTCGAGCCTGCGCGGATCGAGCCGAGCCTGGAGGCTTGCGGACTGCGAGGAGAGGGCGGCAAGAGAGTCTGCGACCTCTCCGGGGGCATGAAGCAGAAGCTGGCCCTGGCCATGGCCCTCTTGGCCAATCCTCCGCTTCTCGTTCTTGATGAGCCTTGTTCTAACTTGGACGCGGCCAGCCGCGGGGATCTCCTCGGCATTTTGCGCGGCCTCAAGGGCCGCTCGATTATCATGACCACGCACCGTCTCTCGGAGGTCAAGGCCTTGGCCGACCGCGTTCTTTGTCTGGAGGAGGGGTCGGCCCCCAGGGCCCTGGGCCGGGAAGACTTCCTGATGTCGGCCTCGGAGTTCGGGGCCGAGGCGGCGGTATGAGCCCTGCGACCGAGGCGTTGGTGGGCAAGGAGTTCGCGCAGGCCACGCGCAGCCGGTGGCTGGCGGGCTTTGTCGCCGCCTTCCTGGGGCTGGGGGTAGCACTCATGGCCGCTGGCGCCTGGGGCTCGGCTTTCGGAGGCGCGGCGGGCTTCGGGCGGACCACCGCGGCCCTCATCAATCTCATCCTTCTCATCGTGCCGCTCATGGGGCTTTTGGCCGGGGCCTTGTCCCTCTCGGGAGAGCGGGAGCGGCGCACCCTCGAGTTTCTCCTCGCCCTGCCGGTGCGCCCGGAGGAGGTGTTCTGGGCCAAGTTCATCGGCGGGGCCTGGGCCTTGTGGGCCGCCTTGGCCATGGCCTTCTCGGCCCTGGGAGCCGTCCTCGCCCTCTCCGGAGGCCTGGCCCATGCCGGGGCCTACGCCTCGTGCTTTGCGGCCACTCTCCTTTTGGCGGCGGTGTCTTTGGCCATGGGCCTGGCCGTTTCCGCGGCCTGCGCGCGCACGGCGGCGGCGGCCGGCTGCGCGCTCTTGGCGTGGCTGGCCTTGGTCCTGGGGGGGGACTTGGGTCTTTTGGGCACGAGCTTGGCCGTCCGCCTTCCCCCGGGCGCTCTCCTCGCCTCGGCCTGGCTCAATCCCATGAGCCTGTTTCGATTGCTCGCGGTGGACTCGGCCGCCGCGGGCCTTGACGTCCTGGGCCCGGCCGGGCATTGCGCGCAGGACGCGCTGGGCTCTTGGCTGCGCCCCCTGGCGTTCGCGGGTTTGGGAGCCTGGCTTGCGGCCGGGCTCTGGGCCGCCCGCGCGATTTTCTGCCGCAGACCCCTGGAAGGGGCTTTAAGGGATTAACATGAATACGCAAACCGAGAGAGGTTTTGGCCTCTTATCCGCGGCTCTCGGTGCCGCGTTGTTGCTGGCCGGCTGCTCCAAGCAGAAGCCGGGGGATGTTCCCCGTCTGCGTTTGGGGGCCGACGCCTGCGCGCGCTGCGGCATGATCGTGAGCGAGGAGCGCTTCGCGGCGGGCTACGTGGACTCGTCCGGGCGCTCGGTGATATACGACGACCTGGGCGAGTTCCTGGCCGAGGCCGAGAAGCGCCCTGAGATCAAGGCCGCCGCCTTCTTCCACGACGCGGAGTCCGGGCGCTGGATCGCGGCCCGCGGGGCGGTCGTGATCCGGGTGGAGGACTACCCTACGCCCATGGGCTCTGGCTACGCGGCCTTCTCCGACCGGGCCGCGGCCGAGCGCTTCCTGGCGGGGTTCAAGGCCTCGCGGCGGCGGCAGTAGTAACCGGATCGAACCGGGCCTGGAAGAACCTCAGGTATTTGGGCTCGTGCGTCATTTTTAGCCCGGGGATGCCCTGCCTTGCCTGAAAGGCCGATTGAATGCCGCGGGCGACGTAATCGAGGTGGCTTTGGGTGTAGACCCGCCGCGGAAGGGTCAGGCGCACCAGCTCGAGCTCTGGCCGCCGTTCCTTGCCGGTCCTAGGGTCCCTCCCGGCCGAGACCATGCCTCGTTCCATGGAACGCACGCCGCATTCGGCGTAGATCGCGGCCGCTAGGGCTTGGGCCGGGTATTCCTCCTGAGGCAGGTGGGGAAGGAATTTCCGCGCGTCGATGAACACCGCGTGCCCGCCCGCGGGATGGATCAGTGGAATGCCCATGTCCTTGAGGCAATGCCAAAGGTAATCCACCTGGCTCACCCGATGGGCGATCCATTCGTCTCTTTCAACCGACTCCCTGACGCCCTGGGCCACGGCCTCCAGGTCCCTTCCCGCCAGTCCTCCGTAGGTGTGAAGCCCCTCGTAGACTACGCAGAGATTCTTGGCCTCCTCGTGCAGGCTCTCGTCGTTCATCGCCAGGAACCCGCCGATGTTGGCGTAAGCGTCCTTCTTGGCGCTCATGGTGCAGGCATCCGACAGCGCGCACATCTTGAGGAGGATTTCCTTGACCGGCGTTGACTCGTAGCCGGGCTCGCGGCGCTGGATGAAATAGGCGTTCTCCACGGCTCGGCTGGCGTCGAGGACCAGACGGATGCCCTTGGTTCGGCAGAAGGCCGAGACGAGCCGGAGATTTTCCATGGAGACGGGCTGGCCTCCGGCCATATTGACCGGGGTCCCGACCGTGACGTAGGCGATCTTGCCGGCTCCGACCTTTCTCGCCAGGGTCTCGAGCTTGTCCAGATCCACGTTGCCCTTGAACGGATGCTCGCTTTCCGGGTCGTAGGCCTGGCCCACGATGACGTCCACGAAGGCGCCGCCGGCCAGCTCCTGGTGCAGTCGGGTCGTCGTGAAGTACATGTTGCCGGGGACGCATTGGCCGGGCTTGATGAGGAGGCGGCTCAGGATATGCTCGGCACCCCTCCCCTGGTGGGTCGGCACCATGTGCTTGTAGCCGTAGACCTCCCGCAC
Coding sequences:
- a CDS encoding nitrous oxide reductase accessory protein NosL, with translation MNTQTERGFGLLSAALGAALLLAGCSKQKPGDVPRLRLGADACARCGMIVSEERFAAGYVDSSGRSVIYDDLGEFLAEAEKRPEIKAAAFFHDAESGRWIAARGAVVIRVEDYPTPMGSGYAAFSDRAAAERFLAGFKASRRRQ
- a CDS encoding ABC transporter permease subunit; its protein translation is MSPATEALVGKEFAQATRSRWLAGFVAAFLGLGVALMAAGAWGSAFGGAAGFGRTTAALINLILLIVPLMGLLAGALSLSGERERRTLEFLLALPVRPEEVFWAKFIGGAWALWAALAMAFSALGAVLALSGGLAHAGAYASCFAATLLLAAVSLAMGLAVSAACARTAAAAGCALLAWLALVLGGDLGLLGTSLAVRLPPGALLASAWLNPMSLFRLLAVDSAAAGLDVLGPAGHCAQDALGSWLRPLAFAGLGAWLAAGLWAARAIFCRRPLEGALRD
- a CDS encoding tyrosine phenol-lyase; amino-acid sequence: MNEILPEPYKAKVIEAVSLIPRPARERAIRQAGYNTFLLRSQDVYIDLLTDSGTNAMSDAQWAWMMAADEAYAGSRSYYRLEKAVREVYGYKHMVPTHQGRGAEHILSRLLIKPGQCVPGNMYFTTTRLHQELAGGAFVDVIVGQAYDPESEHPFKGNVDLDKLETLARKVGAGKIAYVTVGTPVNMAGGQPVSMENLRLVSAFCRTKGIRLVLDASRAVENAYFIQRREPGYESTPVKEILLKMCALSDACTMSAKKDAYANIGGFLAMNDESLHEEAKNLCVVYEGLHTYGGLAGRDLEAVAQGVRESVERDEWIAHRVSQVDYLWHCLKDMGIPLIHPAGGHAVFIDARKFLPHLPQEEYPAQALAAAIYAECGVRSMERGMVSAGRDPRTGKERRPELELVRLTLPRRVYTQSHLDYVARGIQSAFQARQGIPGLKMTHEPKYLRFFQARFDPVTTAAAARP
- the nosD gene encoding nitrous oxide reductase family maturation protein NosD, translating into MAVARLARLLALAGALSGPAWGSELQDLIDQAEPGSVVELAPGVHRGPVAIGKPLTLRGGGRAAVLGGGRGTVVTITAPGVSIDGLRIEGSGESLLTEDAGVRVEAASAAIRGCVLEDVLFGVFLVHAPGALIEGNRLRGKSLDIGRRGDLIRSWNSDRVIARGNILEGGRDFVLWFSTGSRVEGNVITGGRYGLHFMYTNGASVAGNRFTGNSVGLYLMYSQRVAIRGNRFERHRGPSGAGLGLKESDWVSVEENDFAGNRQGIYIDGSPTVAERGNVFSRNLLSRNDIGISMLPGISGNLFYDNAFDDNIQQVSKRGGGQIAGNEWRRGGRGNYWSDYAGYGLSGSEVGRLAYRAESAWQSLTDRRPLARFFLFTPAAQAVDAASRAFPVFRPKAVLVDESPLLRPPMDLRRASDPIEAAWGLPLGLASLSGLLLGLPALLRTRSKTRGKSSPRGVPVEIKGLSKSFGKRDVLKGVDLSLSPGETVVLWGANGTGKSTLIKCLLGLHDYKGEIRIFGRDARSEGHLARADLGYVAQEFAGYDWTVGQAMAFVARLRQLEPARIEPSLEACGLRGEGGKRVCDLSGGMKQKLALAMALLANPPLLVLDEPCSNLDAASRGDLLGILRGLKGRSIIMTTHRLSEVKALADRVLCLEEGSAPRALGREDFLMSASEFGAEAAV
- a CDS encoding Rrf2 family transcriptional regulator; amino-acid sequence: MVKYMFKANSGKNAVELRFLFLSPASRQALLGMRAVALGRGPSRYQLVREAAGRAGLPGNALAKIFQRLARHRLLLSQRGPGGGYALARPAREIFLTEILRAVQDVVPGGRHCLLGNRLCGEDGFCLIHNVIIKADQLVLDAFSSLTLSDLAKSGGWR
- a CDS encoding cytochrome C, encoding MTNLNAVQSLPNSQRRLSAALGWAAASLLFASLFLPYWQARLYAPQYRGGLTARMHLHKLTGDVAEIDELNHYIGMRKLGDLAAVERAAAIPAVLALALLCGLAFSWGGKGWRRLACASAAAFPVAFVADMAWWMRWACSHLDPTAPLKLKPFTIPFLGAGQVAQFRSELQPLVGFYLAAAAVVLVLEASWLSRD
- the nosZ gene encoding Sec-dependent nitrous-oxide reductase: MNKILKTAGLALAAVAAALAAGELGGKNLLAQLGGGMGPALEGIIKTRELSPDDVEAALKTYVPPGSYDEFLLFASGGQAGNVEVLGVPSMRLIKNIPVFSPDSWQGYGVGDDESRRLFGQGKAAGMVQTWGDVHHPALSLTDGSYDGQFLFANDKANGRIGVVDLRDFRVKQIVKNPLTATNHCGAKLTENTEYYVEGAQFGTPLPFTQYAPLERYKEDYRGLVTFWPFNRAEGRLEQAKSFTIELPPYYQDLGGMGKRASHGWVFINTYNSELATPDALKGKPPMEVAASQREMDYLHILHWKRAEELLAKGELKYKMIAGMKVVPIEEAVAKKILFQAAEPKSPHGSDVTPDGRFIVVSGKLDPHVTVFSFDKIMKAIAAGKFEAKDPYGIPVLPFKDVVETQVEVGLGPLHTEYDDKGYAYTSMFLDSAINKWSLDKPAGGEKPWSMVQSLPVHYNTGHLVVAGGDTVKPFGRYLVSLNKWSLDRALPVGPLHPQNLQLIDISGPQMKLLSDTPVVGEPHYAVMAPAKLFKPWKVYPEVGYSALTRKVSPTRTEPGKERVVRSGKDVHVFMTAIRSRFIPDRVDLRQGDRVHLHVTNVERAEDATHGFALSAHNINLSMDPGATVDVNFTADRAGVFPFYCSEFCSALHMEMMGYLTVKK